The genomic stretch GGAGCAAATAATATTCAAACCAGTTACAGTTGGGTAAAATAGAAAGTTTCATATTTTTGCTGCCATGGAAAAGGCTGAAATGATTGATATGATAAGATATATCACCCAGTAATATCTCAGCTTTTCCTGTATTGGTAAAGAGAAAGGCACTGCTAGGCAGGAAAAAGTCTTTAAGCACTTCTTTTGGGGAAATTAATGCATGTCTTACATCTATGAGTGAGAATGCAGAGCATTCTAAAATGCAAAAGATATCCTTTAATTCTCCTTTTGAAAAGGCAGTATTACTTTGATTTAAGTCTTTCATTAAAGTTCTCCTTTGAGAATTATGGCGAATGTTAGTAATGTCTAACTTTTTCTATTATAGCAATGTATTTGCTAATTGTAAATGATGGAGTCTCATAGGATGCTGGCAGGGTCTATTGTGTTTGTAATGACTTGTAGTTTATGTTATTATTTCTATTTTCTTATGACCTTACATAGGATAAAATTTCAGGAGTTTATTAATAATATTTGTATCAGAGGCAAGCAGATTTCAGGAACTATTAATGAGTGACTATGTAATCGGATGATTGCAAAATAAACGAAAAATGCAAGATAAACGAAAAATACAAGTAAAAGATAATCGTAATGAGCATAGTTGTAATCGGAAGGTAAAAATGGACAAAGATAAATACTTAATGACAGGAATTGCACAAGAATGAAAGGTATAATGATAACAGCAAAATACAGGGAGAGAAAGTATGTCAAAGGATGAAAATAAGAGTTTTAGTACGGTTTCGTTTGATACAGTACAGCTAATTATCAATTATATTGAAGAAAGTATTCTTGAAAGCCTGACACTGAAACATATAGCAAAGAAATTTTACTTAAGCGTATCCACCCTTAATAACTTATTTAAAATCGTCTGTGGTATGACTATCATGGAATATGTACGTAACCGTCGCTTATCACTTGCCGGACAGGAGCTTTTGATTTCTAATATACATATAATAGATATTGCTTTTAAATACGGGTATGAAACACCAGAAGCCTTTTCCAAAGCTTTTACTAGATTTCATGGATTTCCACCTAGCTTTGTAAGAAGAACATATCCCAAAATCAAATTCTTTCATCCTCTTTTTATTAAAATTGAAAGACTTGGTGGATGGGAAAAGGATTATCCTGATTATGAGTTAGTAAGGACAAAACAAAATTCTTCAGGACAGGAAATAAACTCCTTTTATTGTTATGATGAAACTACCAAAAATAAAGGAGGAATTACATTGGAGAAGAAAAGCAAAGAGTATCGCCTGTGTGTCAGTGATATGAATCACAAAGAAGACTGGAGGATATTGCTCTTATTGTCACAAAAGCTGAACCAGAAAGACATTCATTTTAAAGTGGATGGGAAAACATCAATATTTGCACACGGATTGGAATTTAAACTAGATAAAATAGGATTGACCTTTAAATGGAAGGAAGAGCAGAGAATAAAAGATTTTTTTCACCATAAAGGAAATGCATCAAACAGATTTGCAGGATTTAAATATTTTGATACAACCTTTGAAGGGATGAAGGTACGATGTATGTTCTATGGAGACTGCCCGGGTGATGATAAAGACGAATTCCTTTACAACAATACAGATCCAGTTGAGATAAATGGTCAGATTCTACGTGTGCAGACATTAGAATTTTACTATGAGAATGCAGAACCGGATAATGAGTATTATAAAATGGTAGAAGCATGGCTTAAAAAATACAGTTAATAAACAAAAGCTAATCCGGATAATGGATTAGCTTTTTGTATAACTTCTATATTTCTAATTTATGCTATAATATACCTATCAAATCAGTTATAGGTCATACCTATCGAGCCAGTTATAGGTATATCAACGCCGTTAAATTATTAAATATATTTCCACTTTTTATGAATGTAAATAGGGATAAATACAAAATGAATTGAAAAGCAAAGGAGAGTTTATTTATGAAGTAATTTCCTACACATATTGTTGCAGTGGATGGGGTCATAGAAAATGAAAAGAATGAGATTTTGCTGGTAAAAAGCAGAAAAGATGGTACATACACAGTTCCAGGAGGACAAGTTGAAGTTGGTGAAAATCTGATAGAGGCTTTAAAACGAGAAATCAGGGAGGAATCCGGTGTTGAAGTAGAAGTCGGGAAATTAGTATGCGTTTCATCCAATACTGGTACATATCAGGGTTACAACGGATATGGGTTAATTCCTACAAAGGTGATGTTTGGTTTCGTTTGTAAATACGTTAGTGGTGAATTACAAATATCAGATGAAACCTCAGAAACTATTTGGGTGGAAAAAGAGAAGGTTCTTACTCTTATAACGAATCCGAATTTAAGAAAGCGATTTGAAGCTTACCTGAACTTTAATGGAGATGTTCATTATCTGGAATATATTACAAAACCCCATTATGAACTGAAATTAGAGTATTTAATATAACCGGAACCGATTGTGCTTAATTAGGATTCAGGATAATTGAGTTAAATTGTTTTTGGTAATGTCATTTATTCCAAACAATGTTATGATGTGTCTGAAAACCCGTTGCTGGTTCTGAATGACCACTTGTGGTATTCTGCATTGCAATTCTTGGAACATAACACCACTACAGCCCCCAAGTTATGCCTTGTTGTTTTTCGGAATTACCTCCCACAAAGTGGAACCTCCATCGGCACAAGCTGTTTATAAACACATTTGGCATTAAGCAGGAATAATTT from Anaerocolumna sp. AGMB13020 encodes the following:
- a CDS encoding helix-turn-helix domain-containing protein, translated to MSKDENKSFSTVSFDTVQLIINYIEESILESLTLKHIAKKFYLSVSTLNNLFKIVCGMTIMEYVRNRRLSLAGQELLISNIHIIDIAFKYGYETPEAFSKAFTRFHGFPPSFVRRTYPKIKFFHPLFIKIERLGGWEKDYPDYELVRTKQNSSGQEINSFYCYDETTKNKGGITLEKKSKEYRLCVSDMNHKEDWRILLLLSQKLNQKDIHFKVDGKTSIFAHGLEFKLDKIGLTFKWKEEQRIKDFFHHKGNASNRFAGFKYFDTTFEGMKVRCMFYGDCPGDDKDEFLYNNTDPVEINGQILRVQTLEFYYENAEPDNEYYKMVEAWLKKYS
- a CDS encoding NUDIX hydrolase; amino-acid sequence: MLVKSRKDGTYTVPGGQVEVGENLIEALKREIREESGVEVEVGKLVCVSSNTGTYQGYNGYGLIPTKVMFGFVCKYVSGELQISDETSETIWVEKEKVLTLITNPNLRKRFEAYLNFNGDVHYLEYITKPHYELKLEYLI